Proteins from one Ornithobacterium rhinotracheale genomic window:
- a CDS encoding aminotransferase class I/II-fold pyridoxal phosphate-dependent enzyme encodes MELYDVLSQVDFITGTFSKTLANIGGFFVSNNPDIVSYLRYQSRQYAFSASAPASVIGVKKALDLIDEEPHWRNKIWENINYLKKGFETLGLNIGTTESAIIPVKIGNVEKNSLVGKMLLENGIYTNPIMYPAVSLKDSRIRMSVLATHTFEHLDKVLNTFEHIDKKIKISK; translated from the coding sequence ATGGAGCTTTATGATGTTTTATCTCAAGTTGACTTTATTACGGGAACATTTAGTAAAACATTGGCTAATATAGGTGGTTTTTTTGTTTCAAATAATCCTGATATAGTATCTTATTTACGGTATCAATCCAGACAATACGCTTTTTCTGCTTCTGCCCCAGCAAGTGTTATTGGTGTAAAAAAAGCACTTGATTTAATTGATGAGGAACCTCATTGGAGAAATAAAATATGGGAAAATATAAACTATCTAAAAAAAGGGTTTGAAACTTTAGGATTAAACATAGGTACAACAGAGTCTGCGATTATACCTGTTAAAATTGGAAATGTTGAGAAAAACAGTTTGGTAGGTAAAATGCTGTTAGAAAATGGAATTTATACTAATCCAATTATGTATCCTGCTGTTTCCTTAAAGGATTCTAGGATAAGAATGAGTGTACTAGCTACGCATACTTTTGAACACCTAGATAAAGTTTTGAACACATTTGAACATATTGATAAAAAAATTAAAATATCTAAGTGA
- a CDS encoding DUF1896 family protein has translation MHKDFEDSPEYDQLYTELTGQIQIWIEENGVQ, from the coding sequence ATACACAAAGATTTTGAGGACAGTCCCGAATACGATCAACTTTACACAGAATTGACAGGACAAATTCAAATATGGATTGAGGAAAATGGCGTTCAATAA
- a CDS encoding helicase-related protein, with amino-acid sequence MFNTRHDRVAGLGNMQGSQKAINLLFAIRTIQKRSGKDLGATFLSGTTISNSLTELYLLFKYLRPKALEKQGITCFDAWAAIYARKTTDYEFSVANNIVQKERFRYFIKVPELAQFYSEITDYRTAKDIGIDRPEKNEILYNIPPTPEQEVFIEKLMKFAQNGDASLLGREPLSQREEKAKMLIATDYARKMSLDMRLVDSKYDDHPDNKASHCAKKIYEYYEKYKAQKGTQFVFSDLGTYKPNEWNPYSEIKRKLVEDYGIPPQEIRFIQEAKNDKLRKKLIADTNEGKIRVLFGSTDMLGTGVNAQKRAVAVHHLDTPWRPSDLQQRDGRAIRKGNEVAKYFAGNKVDVIIYAVEKSLDSYKFNLLFNKQLFIDQLKSNKLGKRTIDEGSMDEQSGMNFSEYVAILSGNTDLLDKAKVEKKITALESERQAFMRNKSSSRFKLETLVENKEAAENRLMRLKTDWDNFNARAKKLPNGDFVNALQLDGISQGASLEQLGEKLTAYAKKARTKGDYEELGNIYGFQVLVKTELTIKEGVDIRQNRFFVKGEGGIRYTHNNGKLAQDPKLAAMSFIKALEKIPNLINDNEKELKKITEDLPILQQVVNSKWSKEKELSELKNELISIERKIHLSIGENTDKSLDESQEAPKIKDETVQPPKKEITPLGRKFKM; translated from the coding sequence ATGTTCAATACACGACATGATCGCGTAGCAGGGCTTGGAAATATGCAAGGTAGCCAAAAGGCAATAAATTTATTGTTTGCCATTCGCACCATTCAAAAAAGGTCTGGTAAAGACTTAGGAGCTACCTTTCTCTCGGGTACTACCATCTCTAACTCCTTAACGGAACTTTATTTACTATTCAAATATCTACGTCCCAAAGCACTAGAGAAACAAGGTATTACTTGTTTTGATGCTTGGGCAGCTATCTATGCTCGTAAAACTACTGATTACGAATTTTCAGTGGCGAATAATATTGTACAAAAAGAACGCTTCCGCTATTTTATCAAAGTTCCAGAATTAGCACAATTTTATTCGGAAATCACAGACTATCGAACCGCCAAGGATATCGGTATCGACCGTCCTGAAAAAAATGAGATTTTATATAATATTCCACCTACCCCCGAGCAAGAAGTTTTTATTGAAAAATTAATGAAATTTGCTCAAAATGGAGATGCTTCATTACTAGGAAGAGAACCCCTGTCTCAACGAGAGGAAAAAGCTAAAATGCTAATTGCAACAGATTATGCACGAAAGATGTCATTAGACATGCGATTGGTTGATAGTAAATATGATGACCACCCTGATAATAAAGCCTCTCATTGTGCTAAGAAAATCTATGAATATTACGAAAAATACAAGGCTCAAAAGGGGACGCAGTTTGTGTTTTCAGATTTAGGAACTTACAAACCTAATGAATGGAATCCTTACTCTGAAATTAAACGAAAATTGGTAGAAGATTACGGCATTCCGCCACAAGAGATTCGTTTTATCCAAGAAGCTAAAAACGATAAATTACGAAAAAAGCTCATCGCCGATACCAATGAGGGGAAAATCCGTGTGCTATTTGGTTCTACCGATATGCTCGGTACAGGTGTCAATGCTCAAAAAAGAGCCGTAGCTGTTCATCATCTGGATACGCCCTGGAGACCTAGTGATTTACAACAACGAGATGGTAGAGCCATACGAAAAGGGAATGAAGTGGCTAAATATTTTGCAGGCAACAAAGTGGATGTAATCATCTATGCTGTGGAAAAATCTCTGGATTCTTATAAATTCAATCTACTTTTCAATAAACAACTCTTTATCGACCAACTTAAATCCAATAAACTAGGGAAACGAACCATTGATGAAGGGAGTATGGACGAACAGTCTGGAATGAATTTTTCAGAATATGTAGCAATTCTTTCTGGAAATACCGATTTATTGGATAAAGCTAAAGTGGAAAAGAAAATAACCGCTTTGGAAAGCGAACGCCAGGCTTTTATGCGAAATAAATCTTCCTCACGATTTAAGTTGGAAACATTAGTAGAAAATAAAGAAGCTGCAGAGAATAGGTTGATGAGATTAAAAACAGATTGGGATAATTTCAATGCAAGAGCCAAGAAACTGCCCAATGGAGATTTTGTTAATGCTTTGCAATTAGATGGAATATCACAAGGTGCAAGTTTGGAACAATTAGGCGAAAAACTAACTGCCTATGCTAAAAAAGCACGAACAAAAGGCGATTATGAAGAGCTTGGGAATATATATGGTTTTCAAGTTTTGGTTAAAACAGAACTCACGATAAAAGAAGGGGTGGACATTCGTCAAAATCGTTTCTTTGTGAAAGGAGAAGGTGGCATTCGTTATACGCATAACAACGGAAAACTGGCACAAGATCCCAAATTGGCCGCAATGAGCTTTATTAAGGCTTTGGAAAAGATTCCAAACCTTATTAATGATAATGAAAAAGAGCTTAAAAAAATTACTGAAGACTTACCAATACTTCAACAAGTGGTAAATAGTAAATGGAGTAAAGAAAAGGAACTCTCGGAGCTTAAAAATGAACTGATCTCTATTGAACGGAAAATTCATTTGTCGATAGGTGAAAATACTGACAAATCATTAGATGAAAGCCAAGAAGCACCAAAAATTAAAGACGAAACCGTTCAACCTCCGAAAAAAGAGATAACACCACTTGGTAGAAAGTTTAAGATGTAA
- a CDS encoding restriction endonuclease, producing the protein MNHWTKLSIEYANQRSYLDDLFQVYPTIPDGIRGINEILWKDIEEAFDKKDNATLITELLKLDLFPIKDSYIAYLKRDKTAITRNPRTVNRICGRLYEMGIDKIFERCSEPKETNRQIGPMFRNWLRNKSLGIEPVKLCDFMDNEDDAILDAGDAGMMKFAREYLGYNHNKGLDFVGRFNKKYVIGEAKFLTDFGGHQNAQFNDAIQTIQTKDVNAIKIAILDGVLFIKGRNKMYKAITETYKNENILSALVLREFLYQI; encoded by the coding sequence ATGAATCACTGGACAAAACTTAGTATTGAATATGCAAATCAAAGATCATATTTAGATGATTTATTTCAAGTCTACCCAACAATTCCTGATGGAATTAGAGGTATAAATGAAATCCTTTGGAAGGATATAGAAGAGGCTTTTGATAAAAAAGATAACGCTACCTTGATTACAGAATTGTTAAAACTTGACCTTTTCCCTATTAAGGATAGTTATATAGCATATTTGAAAAGAGATAAAACGGCAATTACAAGAAATCCACGAACAGTTAATCGAATATGTGGGCGTTTATATGAGATGGGAATAGACAAAATATTCGAGAGATGTAGTGAACCTAAAGAAACTAATAGGCAAATTGGACCTATGTTTAGGAATTGGTTAAGAAACAAATCACTTGGAATAGAGCCTGTTAAACTATGTGATTTTATGGATAATGAAGATGATGCAATTCTTGATGCAGGTGATGCGGGAATGATGAAATTTGCCAGAGAATATTTGGGGTATAATCATAATAAAGGATTAGATTTTGTAGGACGTTTTAATAAAAAATATGTAATAGGAGAAGCCAAGTTTTTAACAGATTTTGGCGGTCATCAAAATGCTCAATTTAATGATGCTATTCAGACTATTCAAACGAAAGATGTGAATGCTATAAAAATTGCTATATTAGACGGTGTTTTATTTATAAAAGGAAGAAACAAAATGTATAAGGCTATCACAGAGACCTATAAAAATGAGAATATTTTAAGCGCATTAGTACTTAGAGAATTTTTATATCAAATATAA
- a CDS encoding TetR/AcrR family transcriptional regulator, with protein MEKKNQEKRKRYSGSIRDKARTQKNLIEAVGKVLESQGYTGLKSAKNIADVAGVDKRLIWTYFNGVENLVEEYIKKNEFWKEGLSNELLNRLLTKAEDLDNEKMIFLLKSHFEKFRDDTALQKIITWEISEENEMLRKVADRREQLGEQLFSLIDEKFAKSNIDIRGVVALLLGGTYYLNLHAKANGSLFCGIDLNTEEGKNSILNAIEFTVNSSFDKLK; from the coding sequence ATGGAGAAAAAAAATCAAGAAAAAAGAAAAAGATATTCTGGATCTATTAGAGATAAAGCAAGAACTCAAAAAAACCTTATTGAAGCCGTTGGTAAAGTATTAGAAAGTCAGGGTTATACAGGTTTAAAGAGTGCTAAGAATATTGCAGATGTTGCTGGAGTTGATAAAAGACTTATATGGACTTATTTTAATGGAGTCGAAAACTTAGTAGAAGAATATATAAAAAAGAATGAATTTTGGAAAGAAGGACTTTCAAATGAATTGCTTAATAGACTTTTGACTAAGGCAGAAGATTTAGATAATGAAAAAATGATTTTTCTTTTGAAAAGCCACTTTGAGAAATTCAGAGATGATACGGCTCTACAAAAAATAATCACTTGGGAAATTAGTGAAGAAAATGAGATGTTAAGAAAGGTAGCCGACCGTAGAGAGCAGCTTGGTGAACAGCTATTTTCTTTAATAGACGAAAAATTTGCTAAATCTAACATAGATATTAGAGGTGTTGTTGCTTTATTATTAGGAGGAACATATTATCTTAATCTACACGCTAAAGCTAATGGTAGTTTATTTTGTGGTATTGATTTGAATACAGAGGAAGGAAAAAATTCAATCTTAAATGCTATCGAATTCACCGTAAATTCTTCTTTTGATAAATTAAAATAA
- a CDS encoding site-specific DNA-methyltransferase — translation MKNLLIKGNNINGLHYLLEDRKLKGKVDLVYIDPPFATGSNFMITEGRASTISNSRKGNIAYSDKLLGDDFLDFIKKRLILLRDLLSEQGSIYLHIDYKIGHYVKILMDEIFGINNFRNDITRIKCNPKNFNRIGYGNMKDLILFYSKSDKPIWNEPREKYTDKDLEKLFPKKNEQGRRYTTVPIHAPGETEKGKSNQLFKGIMPPKGRHWRTDIETLEEWDKEGLIEWSRTGNPRKIIFADEREGKRVQDIWEYKDPQYPTYPTEKNLDLLDLIVRTSSQKGSIVLDCFCGSGTTLKAAHNNGRYWIGIDESEHAINATMDKIETINIDLFIPKPSYEFIDLKNKSKSSFL, via the coding sequence ATGAAAAATTTACTCATCAAAGGAAATAATATAAATGGACTTCATTATCTACTAGAAGATAGGAAATTGAAAGGGAAAGTAGACCTCGTTTACATTGATCCTCCCTTTGCGACAGGTAGTAATTTTATGATTACAGAAGGGAGAGCCTCTACAATTAGTAATTCTAGAAAAGGGAACATTGCTTATTCAGATAAACTATTAGGTGATGACTTTCTTGATTTTATAAAAAAAAGACTAATTCTTTTAAGGGATTTACTCTCTGAACAGGGATCTATTTACTTACATATTGACTATAAGATAGGACACTATGTTAAAATTTTAATGGATGAAATTTTTGGTATAAATAATTTCAGAAATGACATAACTCGTATTAAATGTAACCCTAAAAACTTTAATCGAATAGGTTATGGAAATATGAAAGATCTGATACTATTTTATTCGAAGTCAGATAAGCCTATTTGGAATGAGCCTAGAGAAAAATATACAGATAAAGATTTAGAAAAGCTATTTCCTAAAAAAAACGAACAAGGTAGACGTTATACTACAGTACCAATTCATGCTCCTGGGGAAACAGAAAAAGGGAAATCGAACCAACTATTCAAAGGTATTATGCCTCCTAAAGGAAGACATTGGAGAACAGATATCGAAACTTTAGAAGAATGGGATAAGGAGGGATTGATTGAATGGTCTAGAACAGGAAACCCTAGAAAGATTATTTTTGCAGATGAACGAGAGGGAAAAAGAGTTCAAGATATTTGGGAATATAAAGATCCTCAATATCCTACTTATCCCACCGAGAAGAATTTAGATTTATTAGATTTAATTGTTCGGACTTCTTCTCAAAAAGGAAGTATTGTCTTAGATTGTTTTTGTGGATCTGGAACAACATTAAAAGCAGCTCATAATAATGGAAGATATTGGATTGGCATTGATGAATCTGAACATGCCATTAATGCAACAATGGATAAAATAGAAACAATTAATATTGATTTATTTATCCCTAAGCCAAGTTACGAATTTATTGATTTAAAAAATAAAAGCAAATCTTCTTTTCTATAA